A region from the Bradyrhizobium erythrophlei genome encodes:
- a CDS encoding DUF2924 domain-containing protein yields the protein MTDTVLAQLAALKDAPAQALKAKWRQLFDTDPPPYNRRFLESRLAYRIQELAYGGLKKDTIERLRVLGKQYDGKPGGRPKASSPRMPIAGTRLIRECQGIEHSVTVRGDDFEFQGRPYKSLSAIAREITGVRWNGWVFFGLKNSRSAS from the coding sequence ATGACCGATACGGTTCTCGCCCAATTGGCCGCCTTAAAGGACGCGCCCGCCCAGGCGCTGAAGGCCAAATGGCGACAACTGTTCGATACCGACCCGCCTCCCTACAACCGGCGCTTTTTGGAGAGCCGGCTGGCCTATCGCATCCAAGAGTTGGCCTATGGTGGGCTGAAAAAGGACACCATCGAGCGGCTTCGGGTGCTCGGCAAACAATACGACGGCAAGCCCGGCGGCAGGCCGAAAGCCAGCAGCCCGCGCATGCCGATCGCCGGGACTCGGCTGATCCGGGAATGCCAGGGGATCGAGCACTCCGTCACCGTGCGCGGCGACGATTTCGAATTTCAGGGACGACCCTACAAATCCCTGTCGGCAATTGCCCGGGAGATTACGGGGGTACGCTGGAACGGCTGGGTGTTCTTTGGGCTCAAGAATTCCCGGAGCGCGTCGTGA
- a CDS encoding DUF4339 domain-containing protein produces the protein MRADWYYIEDDETVGPTTLEDVARQIRRAGQSRFVWTEGMTEWTDARAVPALSQLFRTAAQPSSVAVSGRADLAPKQATVSQRLRNELIEYLTISSYLYVCFGSLMFYKATILQSDGIAFASFGIAIVKALVLGKFILVLHALKIGERKGGASVLLADILKKSVLFVVVLIALTVVEEIIVGYFHGRTSQEVLGEMAGGTLPQAFAVSILMLLILIPYFTFRGVADRLGEGALWKLLTERVQSR, from the coding sequence ATGAGAGCCGACTGGTATTATATTGAAGACGATGAGACTGTCGGCCCAACGACGTTGGAGGATGTTGCTAGACAGATCAGGCGCGCGGGCCAGTCCCGATTCGTCTGGACGGAGGGCATGACTGAATGGACGGACGCAAGAGCAGTTCCCGCCCTCTCACAACTGTTCCGGACAGCAGCACAGCCGTCCTCGGTTGCGGTTTCAGGTCGAGCGGACTTGGCTCCGAAACAAGCGACGGTCTCACAACGCTTGCGGAACGAATTGATCGAATACCTGACAATCTCTTCTTATCTATACGTCTGTTTTGGCTCACTGATGTTCTATAAGGCGACCATCCTTCAAAGTGATGGAATCGCGTTCGCATCGTTTGGCATTGCGATCGTGAAAGCCCTTGTTCTTGGCAAGTTCATTCTGGTTCTGCATGCACTGAAGATCGGAGAACGAAAAGGAGGCGCCAGCGTCTTGCTTGCCGACATCCTCAAGAAATCTGTGCTGTTCGTTGTGGTTCTAATTGCTCTGACAGTCGTCGAGGAAATTATTGTCGGTTATTTCCACGGGCGGACTAGCCAGGAGGTCTTGGGCGAAATGGCAGGTGGCACGTTGCCGCAGGCCTTCGCCGTAAGCATACTGATGCTGCTGATCCTCATTCCGTATTTTACTTTCCGCGGTGTTGCCGATCGACTCGGCGAAGGAGCCCTCTGGAAACTTCTCACCGAACGCGTTCAGTCCCGGTAG
- a CDS encoding SDR family NAD(P)-dependent oxidoreductase, translating to MRDHGTVHAQEMKMTTTKAKGTALVTGASSGIGAIYADRLAKRGYDLILVARNKARLATLARRLRNETGRSVQTVEADLTSSADLRRIEEILRSDARITTLVNNAGVGSALPLVDADVDKMEDMIHLNVTALARLTYAAVPGFVARGGGTLINVSSIVAIAPELLNGVYGGSKAFVLALGQSLVHEFADKGLRIQTVLPGATATEFWDIAGKPVHQLPGQIVMSADDMVDAALAGLDLGEAVTIPSLPNQIEWDRFDEARRTMSGKLSSSIPAPRYNARQSGRLSA from the coding sequence ATGCGCGATCACGGAACGGTCCATGCACAGGAGATGAAAATGACGACGACCAAAGCCAAAGGCACTGCCCTCGTTACCGGCGCATCGAGCGGCATCGGCGCGATCTATGCCGACCGGCTCGCGAAGCGCGGCTACGACCTCATTCTTGTCGCGCGCAACAAGGCGCGGCTCGCAACGCTGGCCCGTCGTCTCCGCAATGAAACCGGCCGAAGCGTGCAAACGGTCGAGGCCGATCTCACTTCTTCGGCTGATCTGCGGCGCATCGAGGAGATCTTGCGTAGCGACGCCCGGATCACCACGCTGGTCAATAACGCGGGCGTGGGCTCTGCGCTACCGTTGGTCGATGCCGACGTCGACAAGATGGAGGATATGATCCATCTGAACGTCACCGCACTCGCGCGCCTTACCTATGCGGCGGTCCCTGGATTTGTTGCTCGCGGTGGCGGCACGTTGATCAACGTATCCTCGATTGTTGCGATCGCGCCGGAACTGTTGAACGGCGTCTATGGTGGCAGCAAGGCTTTCGTACTGGCACTTGGCCAGTCGCTTGTTCACGAGTTCGCTGACAAAGGCCTCCGCATTCAAACCGTTCTGCCGGGCGCCACCGCCACGGAGTTCTGGGACATAGCGGGCAAGCCCGTCCACCAGCTCCCGGGCCAGATCGTGATGTCTGCCGACGACATGGTCGACGCTGCATTGGCCGGTCTCGACCTTGGTGAAGCCGTGACCATTCCGTCGTTGCCGAACCAGATCGAGTGGGACCGTTTCGACGAGGCGCGCCGCACGATGTCCGGCAAGCTTTCAAGCTCCATTCCCGCACCTCGCTACAACGCCCGTCAGAGCGGACGCCTGAGCGCGTAG
- a CDS encoding recombinase family protein, whose amino-acid sequence MRCAVYTRKSTEEGLEMEFNSLDAQREACEAYIASQRAEGWLLVPDRYDDGGFSGGTLERPALKRLLTDIEAGRVDVVVVYKIDRLSRSLMDFSRLVEVFDRQNVTFVSITQSFNTTTSMGRLTLNVLLSFAQFEREVIGERIRDKFAASRRKGMWMGGWAPLGYEVKDRKLVVNERDAKLVRSVFQRFLKTGSATILARQLIQEGVRNKYGKLIDKGILYKLLNNPVYIGEAVHKGTSFPGEHSAIIDRKVWDKVQAQFQLNPRKRSGTARSQTPSLLKGLIFGPTGAAMSPSHTRKNGRLYRYYVSQTVLKQAASDCPIGRVPAAEIEKIVIDQVRRLLRSPEVIVQTWRSARKAWKALTETEVRTALIEFDQLWTELFPDEQTRIIQLLVERIDVGTGGVDIRLRIGGITSLVGEMIGNGTTQQDAA is encoded by the coding sequence CTGCGCTGCGCGGTCTATACGCGCAAGTCGACCGAGGAAGGCCTCGAGATGGAGTTCAACTCCCTCGACGCCCAGCGGGAGGCTTGCGAGGCCTATATTGCCAGTCAGCGGGCCGAAGGCTGGTTGCTCGTCCCCGACCGGTACGACGATGGCGGTTTCTCCGGCGGGACGCTGGAGCGCCCTGCTCTAAAACGCTTGCTGACGGATATTGAGGCCGGTCGCGTCGATGTGGTGGTGGTCTACAAAATCGACCGCCTGTCACGGTCGCTGATGGACTTTTCCCGACTGGTGGAGGTCTTCGACCGCCAAAACGTGACGTTTGTTTCGATTACCCAGTCCTTCAACACCACCACGTCGATGGGTCGCCTGACCCTCAACGTTCTCTTGTCCTTCGCCCAGTTTGAGCGCGAGGTCATCGGCGAGCGCATCCGCGACAAGTTCGCGGCGTCGCGCCGCAAGGGGATGTGGATGGGCGGCTGGGCGCCGCTCGGCTATGAGGTCAAAGATCGAAAGCTGGTCGTCAACGAGCGGGACGCAAAGCTCGTCCGCTCGGTCTTTCAGCGGTTCCTGAAAACCGGCTCCGCCACGATCCTGGCTCGCCAACTGATCCAGGAGGGCGTTCGCAACAAGTACGGCAAATTGATCGACAAGGGCATTCTCTACAAGTTACTCAATAATCCCGTCTATATTGGCGAAGCCGTCCACAAGGGGACATCCTTCCCCGGCGAACACTCAGCCATCATCGATCGCAAGGTCTGGGACAAGGTACAGGCCCAATTCCAGCTCAATCCACGCAAGCGCTCGGGCACCGCACGATCACAAACGCCATCCCTGCTGAAGGGGCTGATCTTCGGTCCTACCGGGGCCGCCATGTCACCATCGCATACCCGCAAGAATGGCCGGCTCTATCGGTACTACGTCAGCCAGACTGTGTTGAAGCAGGCCGCCTCAGACTGCCCGATAGGACGTGTCCCTGCTGCAGAAATCGAAAAGATCGTTATCGACCAAGTCCGCCGCTTGCTTCGATCTCCCGAGGTCATCGTCCAGACATGGCGTAGCGCGCGCAAGGCGTGGAAAGCGCTCACCGAGACCGAGGTGAGAACAGCCCTGATCGAGTTCGATCAACTTTGGACCGAGCTGTTTCCGGATGAACAGACGCGCATTATTCAACTCCTTGTCGAACGGATCGACGTGGGGACCGGAGGTGTCGATATCAGATTGCGCATTGGCGGTATTACCTCACTAGTCGGCGAAATGATCGGCAACGGAACAACGCAGCAGGACGCCGCATGA
- a CDS encoding LysR family transcriptional regulator — protein sequence MDRFEAMSIVLAVVEAGSLSAAARRQKAPLATVSRKVSELEAHLQTKLFTRSSRMLVPTDAGRSYIAAAKRILADLTEAERAASGEYTTPRGDLVVSAPIAMGRLYLQPIIVEFLAKFPDVDVQLGLQDRPVNFWEEQIDVALRIGELTDSSLIAVKAGEIRRVMCASPDYLKSRGMPRSPDDLTTHECITYPAMHSPSLWRFKRDKTEYAVPVRSRLVVSNTESALDAARAGLGLTVVFSYQVAELIRSGGLIPVLQDFQPPARPVNFVYSPNRFMPVKLRAFLDLAVPRFKARLGSMPKQFELRERPDRTSPK from the coding sequence ATGGATCGTTTCGAGGCTATGTCGATCGTTCTGGCGGTTGTCGAAGCCGGCAGCCTGTCGGCAGCGGCGCGCCGTCAGAAGGCGCCGCTTGCGACTGTGAGCCGAAAGGTGTCCGAGCTCGAAGCGCACCTGCAAACCAAGCTGTTCACCCGATCGAGCCGAATGCTCGTCCCCACCGACGCGGGGCGTTCCTACATCGCTGCCGCCAAGCGGATCCTCGCAGATCTAACCGAGGCCGAGCGCGCCGCTTCAGGCGAGTACACGACGCCTCGAGGCGATCTGGTCGTGTCGGCACCTATTGCTATGGGCCGCCTGTATTTGCAGCCGATCATTGTGGAGTTTCTGGCAAAATTTCCCGATGTCGACGTCCAGCTCGGCCTGCAGGATCGCCCGGTCAATTTCTGGGAAGAGCAAATCGACGTTGCCCTTCGGATTGGCGAACTTACCGACAGCAGCCTGATCGCGGTGAAGGCTGGAGAAATTCGTCGCGTGATGTGCGCGAGCCCGGACTATCTGAAATCTCGCGGAATGCCTCGATCACCGGACGACCTCACCACCCACGAATGCATCACCTATCCGGCGATGCATTCCCCCTCACTGTGGAGGTTCAAACGCGACAAGACGGAATATGCCGTGCCAGTACGATCTCGGCTCGTTGTGAGCAACACCGAGTCGGCCTTGGATGCCGCTCGCGCGGGCCTGGGACTCACGGTGGTGTTTTCCTACCAGGTTGCCGAATTGATTAGATCGGGTGGGCTCATACCGGTACTTCAGGACTTTCAGCCGCCGGCGCGACCCGTCAATTTCGTCTATTCGCCAAATCGGTTCATGCCGGTCAAATTGCGCGCATTTCTTGATTTGGCGGTACCGCGCTTCAAGGCTCGTCTCGGCAGCATGCCCAAACAGTTCGAGTTACGCGAGCGCCCGGACCGCACCTCGCCCAAATAA
- a CDS encoding MFS transporter produces the protein MQDIEKRVIGKVMWRLIPFLIVCYFVAYLDRVNVGFAKLHMNQALGLSEAAFGLGAGLFFLGYFLFEVPSNIFLERVGARVWIARIMITWGIVSAAFAFIPSISAVTGIPTTGAFYSLRLLLGACEAGFFPGIIFYLTLWFPAVYRAQVISLFMLAIPISSIIGSPVSGMLLGVTGWGLEGWQWLFILEALPSVLVGIGVLIYLTDYPRQARWLQRDEIAWLENVQATEKRNKEKVEHLSLGQALTDPRILLCALVYFCLNAASYGVAFFLPTIIKGFGVSDTQTGLLAALPFVFGAVGMVLLGRHSDRTMERKGHVAAALLMATVGIGLAGIASNPVIVMALLCFAQIGVSAVPPMFWPLPASFLTGASAAAGIAAINSLGNLSGFAGPYAMGYLKDLTGSFTAGLLLLAGCALVGAIVVVLLRIDARREQVSGEIAIAH, from the coding sequence ATGCAAGACATAGAGAAACGTGTCATCGGCAAGGTTATGTGGCGGCTAATTCCGTTCCTGATCGTTTGCTATTTTGTGGCCTATCTCGATCGCGTCAATGTCGGCTTCGCCAAGTTGCACATGAACCAGGCGCTTGGTTTGAGTGAAGCAGCCTTCGGACTGGGCGCGGGATTGTTCTTCCTCGGGTACTTCCTGTTTGAAGTACCCTCCAACATTTTTTTGGAAAGAGTCGGCGCGCGCGTTTGGATCGCCCGCATTATGATTACCTGGGGGATTGTTTCTGCGGCGTTCGCGTTCATCCCATCGATATCGGCAGTGACCGGAATTCCGACGACGGGCGCCTTCTATTCTCTCCGTTTACTGCTGGGCGCCTGCGAAGCGGGTTTCTTTCCGGGCATCATCTTCTATCTGACTTTGTGGTTCCCAGCGGTTTACCGCGCCCAGGTCATCAGCTTGTTTATGTTGGCGATCCCGATTTCGTCGATCATCGGATCGCCTGTCTCCGGGATGCTGCTCGGCGTGACGGGTTGGGGGTTAGAAGGCTGGCAGTGGCTGTTCATTCTCGAGGCGTTGCCGTCGGTTCTGGTGGGCATCGGCGTCCTGATCTACCTAACCGATTACCCGCGCCAGGCTCGCTGGCTGCAACGAGATGAGATCGCGTGGCTGGAGAACGTGCAGGCCACCGAGAAGCGAAACAAGGAGAAAGTCGAGCACCTATCCTTAGGTCAGGCGCTCACGGATCCGCGCATTTTATTGTGCGCTCTGGTGTATTTCTGCCTGAATGCTGCAAGCTACGGCGTGGCGTTCTTCCTGCCGACCATCATCAAGGGTTTTGGCGTTAGCGATACCCAGACAGGATTGCTCGCGGCGCTGCCCTTTGTTTTCGGGGCAGTGGGCATGGTGCTGCTCGGTCGTCATTCCGATCGAACCATGGAGCGAAAAGGTCACGTCGCCGCAGCACTTTTGATGGCCACGGTAGGGATCGGATTGGCAGGTATCGCTTCCAACCCCGTCATCGTCATGGCGTTGCTTTGTTTTGCACAGATCGGCGTCTCTGCGGTACCCCCGATGTTTTGGCCGCTACCGGCAAGTTTTCTGACGGGAGCATCGGCCGCCGCCGGCATCGCCGCGATCAACTCGCTCGGAAATCTTTCCGGTTTCGCCGGTCCTTACGCGATGGGCTACCTGAAGGATTTGACTGGCAGCTTTACCGCGGGCCTTCTATTGCTCGCGGGTTGCGCGCTGGTGGGCGCCATCGTTGTCGTGCTGCTGCGGATCGATGCGAGGCGCGAGCAAGTTTCGGGTGAAATCGCGATAGCGCACTAG
- a CDS encoding site-specific DNA-methyltransferase has product MSEIMRQAEDELRVEYWSIDRLIPSARNARTHSAAQVAEIAGSIRTFGFTNPLLVGEDADVVAGHGRLAAARLLGLTQVPVIPLRNLDDVERRQLMLADNRIALNAGWDAEMLKLELTDLGKLGTDLKILGFSEQELAAALGADGAGLVPEDEVPALGEVAISRPGDVWLLGPHRVGCGDCRDAATVAAVLAGTLPQLMVTDPPYGVEYDPEWRHRRGVNHSARKGKILNDEIADWAPAWSLFPGEIAYVWHGALRSAIVAESLFKSGFTIRAQIIWAKERLVMSQGDYHWQHEPCWYAVRKKGNWTGDRKQTTLWTIPSGSQDAETKHATQKPVECMRRPMLNNSSPGQAIYEPFLGSGTTLIAAQSCLRVCFAIEIDPLFVDLAVRRWQAFTGEPAKRESDGADFEALDQAPQRTEPVS; this is encoded by the coding sequence ATGAGCGAGATCATGCGGCAGGCAGAAGACGAGCTTCGCGTGGAGTACTGGTCGATTGACCGATTGATACCCTCGGCGCGCAATGCCCGCACCCATAGTGCGGCGCAGGTCGCGGAGATCGCCGGCAGCATCCGAACCTTCGGATTCACCAATCCACTTCTGGTCGGAGAGGATGCCGACGTTGTCGCCGGCCACGGCCGGCTTGCTGCCGCGCGGCTCCTCGGCTTGACCCAGGTCCCGGTGATACCGCTCAGGAATCTCGATGACGTCGAGCGCAGGCAGCTCATGCTCGCCGATAACCGCATCGCGCTGAACGCGGGCTGGGACGCCGAGATGCTGAAACTGGAGCTGACCGATCTCGGCAAGCTTGGTACGGACCTGAAGATCCTGGGCTTCAGCGAGCAGGAGTTGGCGGCTGCCCTAGGTGCCGACGGAGCCGGATTAGTTCCTGAGGACGAAGTCCCGGCTCTCGGGGAAGTGGCGATCTCGAGACCAGGCGATGTCTGGCTTCTAGGACCGCATCGGGTCGGCTGCGGCGACTGCCGGGATGCGGCCACGGTGGCCGCGGTGCTCGCGGGAACGTTGCCTCAGCTGATGGTGACCGATCCGCCCTATGGCGTGGAATACGATCCCGAGTGGCGTCACCGGCGGGGCGTCAATCACTCGGCCAGGAAGGGCAAGATTCTCAACGACGAGATCGCGGACTGGGCACCTGCGTGGAGCTTATTCCCAGGCGAAATAGCCTACGTTTGGCACGGAGCCCTACGCTCCGCCATCGTTGCAGAAAGCCTCTTCAAGAGCGGCTTTACGATCCGGGCGCAGATCATTTGGGCAAAGGAACGGCTGGTCATGAGCCAGGGGGACTATCACTGGCAACATGAGCCCTGTTGGTACGCTGTCCGGAAGAAGGGCAATTGGACCGGGGACCGCAAGCAAACCACCCTGTGGACCATCCCGAGCGGCAGCCAGGACGCCGAGACGAAGCACGCCACTCAAAAGCCGGTGGAATGCATGCGCCGGCCGATGTTGAACAATTCGAGCCCCGGCCAAGCGATCTACGAACCTTTCCTGGGAAGCGGCACGACGCTGATTGCCGCGCAATCCTGCCTACGCGTCTGTTTTGCGATCGAGATTGATCCGCTGTTTGTCGATCTTGCGGTCCGTCGCTGGCAGGCCTTCACCGGTGAACCGGCCAAACGCGAGAGCGACGGCGCCGACTTTGAGGCCCTCGACCAGGCACCTCAACGAACGGAGCCCGTGTCGTGA
- a CDS encoding adenylate/guanylate cyclase domain-containing protein, whose translation MCETQSLFNELRQSVDAKAMDAIEWLVVEAPDHKLCRINVLDFASKAGLDEERAIAAFLHATQLGLFELSWNVLCPACGGVINTHATLRTVRREEYVCELCSAGFKLSLDELVEVAFTVTARVRRIAAHSPDTLPIWEYFRQVLWSSGVDLPEAFEQAMENAILDSVELPAGERAQLSVPLPAAYVVVFEPVIHAAQFLDVSGEPTSERQNVSVVYNNVRAPTEAIRLRPGTLHLSLENRTNMRILPTVWVMGTAVHNLLARRKPFLTAKRLLSNQTFRDLYGTETLDVDQQLQITNLSFLFTDLKGSTALYRRLGDLAAYHLVRAHFQILTRIVANHGGAVVRTIGDAVMATFPTPDRAVAAALHMREAMLSLSKEHKGEELLLKIGIHEGPCLAVIQNGRQDYFGHTVNIAARVQELAVSRSIVVTARVVENMQTSMLLDANKLKPVAKGAALRGIAEEMMLYEIPSVG comes from the coding sequence GTGTGCGAAACCCAATCTCTGTTCAACGAGCTGCGGCAGTCGGTTGATGCAAAGGCGATGGACGCCATTGAGTGGCTAGTCGTCGAAGCTCCTGACCACAAGCTATGCCGTATTAACGTGCTGGATTTTGCGTCGAAGGCTGGCCTCGATGAGGAGCGCGCCATTGCAGCGTTTCTACACGCCACGCAGCTGGGCCTATTCGAGCTATCTTGGAATGTACTCTGCCCCGCCTGTGGCGGGGTCATCAACACCCATGCCACGCTGAGGACCGTGCGCCGCGAGGAGTACGTATGTGAGCTCTGTTCGGCGGGGTTCAAACTCTCACTCGATGAATTGGTTGAAGTGGCGTTCACGGTGACCGCGCGCGTGCGTAGGATCGCGGCCCACAGTCCGGATACACTTCCCATCTGGGAGTATTTCCGCCAGGTTCTTTGGAGTTCGGGGGTCGATCTTCCCGAAGCGTTTGAGCAGGCAATGGAGAACGCTATACTTGATTCAGTCGAACTGCCGGCCGGCGAGAGGGCTCAATTATCGGTACCCCTTCCTGCGGCATATGTGGTCGTATTTGAGCCGGTGATACATGCGGCCCAATTTCTCGATGTGAGCGGTGAACCGACGAGCGAGCGCCAGAATGTTTCGGTCGTTTATAACAATGTGAGAGCCCCAACCGAGGCCATACGGCTGCGTCCAGGGACATTGCACCTTTCGTTGGAGAATCGCACCAATATGCGGATATTGCCCACGGTGTGGGTTATGGGTACCGCGGTCCACAATCTTCTTGCCCGCCGCAAACCCTTTTTAACTGCAAAGCGTCTGCTGAGTAACCAGACTTTCCGCGACCTCTACGGCACCGAAACGCTCGATGTCGACCAGCAACTACAAATCACCAACCTCTCGTTTTTGTTCACCGATCTCAAAGGCTCCACGGCTCTCTACAGACGGCTTGGTGACTTGGCTGCCTATCATCTAGTCCGCGCGCACTTCCAGATCCTGACTCGAATCGTCGCCAATCATGGGGGCGCAGTCGTGCGGACAATCGGTGACGCGGTGATGGCAACTTTTCCGACCCCCGACCGGGCGGTCGCTGCGGCGCTCCACATGCGCGAGGCGATGCTGAGCCTTAGTAAAGAGCATAAGGGGGAAGAGCTCCTCCTCAAAATAGGGATTCATGAAGGCCCATGCCTGGCCGTCATCCAGAACGGTCGTCAGGACTATTTTGGCCACACCGTAAATATCGCCGCGCGGGTGCAGGAGCTGGCGGTCTCGCGCTCGATCGTCGTGACTGCACGCGTGGTCGAGAATATGCAGACATCCATGCTGCTAGATGCCAATAAGCTCAAGCCGGTGGCTAAGGGAGCGGCGTTGCGCGGCATCGCTGAGGAGATGATGCTTTATGAGATCCCGTCAGTGGGATGA
- a CDS encoding helix-turn-helix transcriptional regulator yields the protein MKGEGPPYHHCGPRLIYYLQHEIDAWLVACDESARLRSAGAS from the coding sequence ATGAAGGGTGAGGGACCCCCCTACCATCACTGCGGTCCGCGCCTCATCTATTACCTGCAGCATGAAATCGACGCTTGGCTGGTCGCCTGCGATGAGAGTGCTCGGCTTCGCTCGGCGGGCGCCTCGTGA
- a CDS encoding MBL fold metallo-hydrolase — MDSEIDVLRFKLGRVLDLLHAKLGAGQVEPRLMIENKVTRTVSNTAFMTALSAIYGRLKVLAPRSADVIFDEEVRMSAVRRKPLVDLEREAKEATRFLIPFASVRQEAVGHGGFHTGVLGFATPGFRWVYDCGSWRKKSMLSSRVKAFLARSRADLHAPDIDALFVSHFDADHVNGLETLFEGSVGVPTSVKMVVAPYLSPREVVATIGRAAAAGRDSGNLIRAAADPAGYFGDKGVETLVLIRPDGPLPPTGEGAGGLPVLPTPHPPDRDGLTLEFFDVNGKPVQINPPEAGKINVIVADPGSFFEMTSYGRALDWIFLPHAHEWRFNREKIAAECRRLLKLDPDDPSFNRALVDKLRTRVGLKSVKKLYCGMNSNGTSMSLYAGPRTSDSDRVVYGKKVRSSGWLLTGDAPLNRKDAFAQWRGSFAPVASLVGRLMLPHHGAERNFNEELTTYASKATPFLTVDRADYVGLKRPPRRVRTALDDRFVAVTEKRLLAEVSGPSSGKAQVSEVEKW; from the coding sequence ATGGATTCGGAGATCGACGTACTCCGCTTCAAGCTCGGCAGAGTCCTCGACTTGCTGCACGCAAAATTGGGAGCGGGGCAGGTTGAACCACGCCTCATGATCGAAAACAAAGTCACGCGGACTGTCAGCAACACCGCTTTCATGACCGCCTTATCTGCGATCTATGGCCGTCTGAAGGTGCTAGCACCTCGGTCAGCCGACGTGATCTTTGATGAGGAAGTGCGAATGTCGGCAGTTAGGAGGAAGCCTCTCGTCGATCTCGAACGTGAAGCCAAGGAGGCAACGAGATTCTTGATTCCTTTCGCATCCGTTCGTCAAGAAGCGGTCGGGCACGGCGGTTTTCACACCGGCGTTTTGGGTTTCGCGACGCCCGGATTTCGCTGGGTTTACGATTGCGGCTCGTGGCGCAAGAAGAGCATGCTATCTAGCCGTGTGAAGGCTTTTCTAGCCAGATCACGTGCCGACCTGCACGCGCCCGACATCGATGCCCTGTTCGTATCGCACTTCGACGCCGATCACGTTAACGGACTCGAGACGCTTTTCGAAGGGAGCGTCGGCGTTCCGACCAGTGTGAAGATGGTGGTGGCGCCCTACCTATCGCCCCGGGAGGTCGTCGCAACCATCGGCAGGGCGGCGGCGGCTGGCCGAGATAGCGGCAATCTGATCCGTGCCGCCGCTGATCCGGCCGGCTACTTCGGCGACAAAGGGGTCGAGACGCTTGTCCTCATTCGGCCCGACGGTCCGCTGCCGCCTACTGGAGAGGGGGCGGGTGGCCTACCTGTATTGCCGACGCCGCATCCACCTGACCGCGATGGTTTGACTCTCGAATTTTTCGATGTGAATGGAAAGCCGGTCCAGATCAATCCGCCGGAAGCGGGAAAGATAAACGTGATCGTAGCCGACCCTGGCTCGTTTTTCGAAATGACGTCGTATGGCAGAGCTCTGGATTGGATCTTCTTGCCCCATGCCCACGAGTGGAGGTTCAACCGCGAGAAGATCGCCGCCGAGTGCCGCCGCCTGCTGAAGCTCGATCCCGACGATCCGTCTTTTAACCGAGCGCTTGTCGACAAATTGCGGACGCGGGTCGGTCTGAAGAGCGTAAAAAAGCTATATTGCGGTATGAATTCGAACGGCACCTCAATGTCGTTATATGCAGGACCGAGGACGTCGGATTCCGACCGTGTTGTCTACGGTAAGAAAGTCCGCTCGTCTGGTTGGCTGCTCACGGGTGACGCGCCGCTGAACCGCAAAGATGCGTTCGCGCAGTGGAGAGGATCCTTTGCCCCCGTCGCCAGCCTGGTCGGTCGTCTAATGCTGCCGCATCACGGCGCAGAGCGGAATTTCAACGAAGAACTGACCACCTACGCGTCGAAGGCGACGCCATTCCTTACAGTGGATCGCGCGGACTACGTGGGTCTAAAGAGGCCGCCTCGAAGAGTAAGGACGGCACTCGACGACCGCTTCGTCGCAGTGACCGAGAAGCGATTGCTTGCGGAAGTTAGTGGACCTTCGAGTGGAAAGGCGCAAGTCTCGGAAGTCGAGAAGTGGTAG
- a CDS encoding phage terminase small subunit P27 family has translation MNAHEPRPEPSLPECPPELSPAAQREWARLAGELSKLNLITNLDRGALATYCGAYGMWAEAMEQIQKYGTMVKSPTGFPIQSPYLSIANRQAEIMMRIASEFGFTPASRSRISALPQDQLPLFGGAGQEN, from the coding sequence TTGAACGCGCATGAACCCCGGCCTGAACCGTCCTTGCCGGAATGTCCGCCCGAGCTAAGTCCTGCGGCGCAGCGCGAATGGGCGCGCCTGGCGGGCGAGCTGTCGAAGCTAAACCTGATAACCAATCTCGACCGCGGGGCCCTCGCTACCTACTGCGGGGCCTACGGGATGTGGGCCGAAGCGATGGAACAGATTCAAAAATATGGGACCATGGTGAAATCGCCCACCGGGTTTCCGATACAATCGCCATATCTTTCGATCGCCAACAGGCAAGCGGAGATCATGATGCGCATCGCATCTGAGTTCGGCTTCACGCCCGCAAGCCGGAGCCGGATTTCAGCGCTGCCCCAAGACCAGCTTCCGCTCTTTGGTGGAGCTGGGCAGGAAAACTGA